The genomic DNA CCGGTTCCTCGCGTCCGAGCCGGCGTCGCGGCTGGTCGTCTACGAGGAGGACGGCGACACCTACCGGAGTGTCGTCGCCACGGGTCGGCTCCGGGAGATTCCCCGCGAGGACCTCACCATCGAGCACGTCGAACAGTACAGCGAGGCCAAGCGCCCCCTGTTCGAGATCTGGGGGCGGGAGAAACCCGACCTCGACATCGCGCTCTACCGCCTCGACCCGGACGAGCTGAGCGGGCGGCGTATCGAGGTCGACCGCGACGGCGAGGCAGCGTAGCGACGACGAGCGGGCCCCGGCTGTCGCCGTACGGAGTCACCTTTGTATTGAAGTGTGAGGGCCATGAATATCCGGACCCAGATGACCGGAGGGATCCGCGCCACCGTCGAGTTCACCGAGCCGGAGGGGTGTCCGGTCACCGATGTCGCGGCGGCAGCGGGCGTGACCGTCGACTCGGTGTCGCGAACCGCGTGTGCTAGCGACTGTGCGGCCTGCGTGACGGAGTTCGCGGTCGAGAGCGAGGACGCGCCCGAGACGGATCTGGAGCCGGTCTTCGCCCACGGCTCGATACGGTGGTACCGGTTCCGCCACGGTGACGAGGTCCGCTGTCCGTGTGAGTGTCTCGGCCGGCTCGGGTGTCCGGTCGCGCGGTACGTCACGGACGGGACAACACTGACGCTCGTCTTCCACGCCGGCGACTACGACGAACTCCAGACCGCCATCGGGGCGCTCCGCGAGGGGTTCCCGGGCGTCGACATCAAGCGGTTCGTCCGCGCGCCGACCGAGGACCGCCGGGGTGACAGCGTGCTGGTCGACCGGGGGAGGCTCACCGCCCGCCAGCTGGAGGTCCTGGAGACGGCCCACGAGATGGGCTACTTCGAGCGCCCCCGACGGGCCAACGGCCGGGAGGTCGCCGCGGCGATGGACATCGACCCCTCGACGTTCAGCGAACACCTCGCGGCGGCCGAGCGGAAGCTGCTCGCCGAGGTGCTCTGAACCGGCCGCAGCCCCCACCGGGCGGACGAGTACATAAACCACCCCGATACTCGGGGGGCGGCTACCTCACGATTCCACGCCTCTCTGTGGTATGAACGGTGCCTCGATGACCGTCCCGACGCCCCGCACACGGAACGACGACATGATCCTCCTCGAGGCCGACGAGCCGGTCGAGACCGTGCTCGGTGCCCTGGAGGACGCGGACTGCCGGGCCATCCTCGACGCGACGAGCGAGGACGCCCTGACCGCCAGCGAGGTCGCCGCGGCCTGTGACCTCCCGACCTCGACGACGTACCGGAAGCTCGACCGGCTCGCCGACGCCGCCCTCATCGAGGAGCGCGTCCGCATCCGGCGCTCGGGCAAGCACGCGAGCGAGTACGTCCGCGCGGTCGACGACGTCGTCGTCACCGTGGGTTCGGGCGGCGTCGCGGTTCGGCTCTCGCAGGCCGATCCGACACGCGACACCCCCGCCGCCTTCGGCGCCCTCGCCGACTGAGCGAGCGACGCACGAGAACATATTGGTCCACCCCTTCGACATGGTTCGGAGAGTAGCGGCATGATATCTTAACCAGAGGGATTCATCACCAGATCGAGCGGTCGGTGGGACGACCACGACGCGCGGAACCGCCGCCCGGAGCGGCGGCGCCCCCCGTACCGTTTTGTGCCGGCTACCTCTTTACCAGCGTATGGCATCACACGCCACCATCGCCGACACCCTGGAGCGGACTGCAGAGCTCCATCCGGAGCGCGACGCCATCGTCTACCCGCGGAAGGACCAGCGCTGGACGTACGCGACCTTCGACCGGAAGGCGAACCGGCTGGCGAACGCGCTGGCCGACCTCGGCGTCGAGCAGGGCGACCGCGTCTCGACGATGCTGTTCAACGGCTCCGAGATCGTCCTCACGGTGTACGCCTGCGCGAAGCTCGGGGCCGTGTTCAACCCGCTCAACTACCGGCTCCCCGCCGGCGAGGTGGAGTACATCGTCAACGACGCCGGGTCACGGGTCCTGCTGTACGAGGAGGACACGAGGGACGCCATCGACGGGGCGCGCGACGACCTGGAGACCGTCGAGGAGTACGTCTACGTCGACGACGGCGTTCCCGACGGGGACCGCGACTTCTACGAGCTGCTCGACGGCGCGAGCGCCGAGCGGCCCGACGCCACCGTCGAGGAGACCGACCCGTACGCGTTCATCTACACGTCGGGGACGACGGGCCGGCCGAAGGGGGTCGTCCACGAGCACCGGGACATGATGGAGCACAACCTGCTCTGCATCGCGGAGCTGAACCTCACGACCGACGACGTGGGGCTGTCGGCGCTGCCGCTGTACCACTGCGCCGAACTCCACGCCAACCTGTTCCCGCGGGTCCAGCGCGGCGCGACCAACGTCATCCACCACGAGTTCGACCCGGTCCAGGTGCTGGACGCCATCGAGGAACACGGGGTGAGCGTGTTCTTCGCGGCGCCGACCGCCTGGAACGGTGTCGCCCGGACCGCCGCCGAGACCGACCACGACATCTCCTCGCTCCGGCTGGGGCTGTACGGGGCCGCGCCGATGCCCAAGGAGGTGCTGGACGCGTGCATGGAGCACCTCTGCGAGGACTACGTCCAGGCGTACGGGATGACCGAGATCGGCCCCTGCGGGACGTTCCAGGGCCCGGACGAACAGATATCGAAGCAGGGGTCGGCCGGCCTGCCGGCGCTCAACCACCGCGTCCGCATCGTCGAGCCGGACGCCGACCCCGGCGCGACCGTCGAGCAGGGCGAGATCGGCGAGATCCTGTTCGCCGGGCCGTGCACGATGCGCGAGTACTGGAACCGGCCCGAGGCGACCCGCGAGTCCCTCCGCGAGCACGAGGGCCGCGAGTGGTACTACACAGGCGACCTGGGCTACCGTGACGAGGACGGCTACCTCTACGTCGTCGACCGGAAGGACGACATGATCGTCTCCGGCGGCGAGAACGTCTACCCCGCCGAAGTGGAGGACGTGCTGTTCGGCCACCCGGACGTGGTCGAGGCGGCCGTCGTCGGCGAGGACGACCCCGAGTGGGGCCAGCGCGTCGTCGCGTACGTCGTCGGCGACACGGACGCGGAGACGCTCGATCGGTTCTGTCTCGACAGCGACGACCTGGCGGACTTCAAGCGCCCGCGGGCGTACTACTTCGTCGACGAACTCCCGAAGAACCCCTCCGGGAAGGTCCAGAAGTTCCGGCTCCGCGACGACGAGGACGACGCCGGCGAGGTCGAGGGCGCGGAGGTGGCCTGACCCCCCGACGGTACGCCCGGATTACGCTGCCGACCCGGTGGTAACGGTTCGCTACAGCGAGCCGATGCCCGTGGATACCGGTCGAAAGCGGAGCGTTACGAAGAACTCGAGCGGCCGACGGGACTCCATGGCCGAACAGACCACCGGCATGGAGACGCTCGTCGTCGGCCTGGACGCTGCCTGCGAGTCCGTCCTCGAGTCGGTGTTCGAACGGGGCGCGGCGCCCACCCTGTCGGAACTGTTCGAGACGGGCGCCTCGGGACCGCTCGACTCGCACCTCCCGCCGTGGACGCCCAGCGCGTGGCCGACCCTGTTCACCGGGGTCAATCCGGGTGCGCACGGTGTCTTCGACTTCCTCTCGTT from Haloglomus litoreum includes the following:
- a CDS encoding winged helix-turn-helix domain-containing protein, encoding MNGASMTVPTPRTRNDDMILLEADEPVETVLGALEDADCRAILDATSEDALTASEVAAACDLPTSTTYRKLDRLADAALIEERVRIRRSGKHASEYVRAVDDVVVTVGSGGVAVRLSQADPTRDTPAAFGALAD
- a CDS encoding helix-turn-helix domain-containing protein, producing MTGGIRATVEFTEPEGCPVTDVAAAAGVTVDSVSRTACASDCAACVTEFAVESEDAPETDLEPVFAHGSIRWYRFRHGDEVRCPCECLGRLGCPVARYVTDGTTLTLVFHAGDYDELQTAIGALREGFPGVDIKRFVRAPTEDRRGDSVLVDRGRLTARQLEVLETAHEMGYFERPRRANGREVAAAMDIDPSTFSEHLAAAERKLLAEVL
- a CDS encoding pyridoxamine 5'-phosphate oxidase family protein, yielding MTLDEQSTMAPDETDALLARHETGVLTLAHDDEPYAIPISYGYDADTRRFYLRLVSAPGSEKSRFLASEPASRLVVYEEDGDTYRSVVATGRLREIPREDLTIEHVEQYSEAKRPLFEIWGREKPDLDIALYRLDPDELSGRRIEVDRDGEAA
- a CDS encoding long-chain-fatty-acid--CoA ligase, encoding MASHATIADTLERTAELHPERDAIVYPRKDQRWTYATFDRKANRLANALADLGVEQGDRVSTMLFNGSEIVLTVYACAKLGAVFNPLNYRLPAGEVEYIVNDAGSRVLLYEEDTRDAIDGARDDLETVEEYVYVDDGVPDGDRDFYELLDGASAERPDATVEETDPYAFIYTSGTTGRPKGVVHEHRDMMEHNLLCIAELNLTTDDVGLSALPLYHCAELHANLFPRVQRGATNVIHHEFDPVQVLDAIEEHGVSVFFAAPTAWNGVARTAAETDHDISSLRLGLYGAAPMPKEVLDACMEHLCEDYVQAYGMTEIGPCGTFQGPDEQISKQGSAGLPALNHRVRIVEPDADPGATVEQGEIGEILFAGPCTMREYWNRPEATRESLREHEGREWYYTGDLGYRDEDGYLYVVDRKDDMIVSGGENVYPAEVEDVLFGHPDVVEAAVVGEDDPEWGQRVVAYVVGDTDAETLDRFCLDSDDLADFKRPRAYYFVDELPKNPSGKVQKFRLRDDEDDAGEVEGAEVA